The window TTAAGTTCAGGTAAGGGGCCTACTGGTGTTGCAGCTGCAGCGTTATATATTGCATCTCTTTTACTTGGTGAGAGAAAAACCCAAAAGGAAGTATCTGAAATTTCTGGAGTGACTGAAGTTACAATTCGCAATAGATACAAGGAATTATCTGAAAATATCGACATGGTTGTTTAAATTTAGCTTATTTTTTTCTTTTTTTTCATTTTTTAAGAAATAGTTAAATATTATTTTTAATAAATTATTTATTGTCGTATCATTTTTTGACCAATGCCTACGGTCCTTTTATGAGGAAAGTTTTAGCTGTCTATGATTAGAAGAAACCCAGCATTGGATAGGCTGCCCGTTTCGAGGGTTACTCGAGGAGCGAAGGGTATTCTAGCAATGATTCAAGAGAGTTAGTATACGGGCAACAAAAAATATATCTTATTTTTTGTTTATTTTACTTATTAATTTGTAATATTAAGTTTATTCTTTATTAACCTAATATAATTTATTTGATGATTTTATTGGTTGCAATATATTGGTATTTTTAAAAAACTAGTCTTTTTTTTAAGGAATTAATTGGTCTTTTTTAGTAGGTATTTATATATTGTATGGTTTTTTTAGTATATTGACTTTAAAATTCTTTGAAAAATTATTAGGAAAACCATTCATTAACTATTTCATATTCTATGTTTCCATAATGAATTCCTCCATACTGATGTTAACAATTAATGAAAAATATTAAAAATATAATTTTAAAAATTGAATAAGGATAAATTTGTTAAACAAATTTTGATACATCCCTATTCAACATATAACTTGGTTGGTACTGTACCGGCCAAAACATCCTATGAGGTTATATAATCCTATGGGCATCAAGTATATAAAAGTTCTATCCATTACTTATTATCAAATTAAAACAATATTTCATTCTAAAAACAATTTTATATTCCAAAAACAATGTTTATTTTTAAAAATAAGAAAGTATAAATAGTTTTAAAATAAAATATCTAATTCTAAAACATTACTATAATAAGATCTATTGATGGTGTTTTTATAGGTGGTTGATAATATGAAATTATTTGAAAAACCAGGTTATGAAACTATAATTGGAGATGGCAGACATTTAACGGAATATATGAAAAATCTAATCAAAGAAGGTAAGATTTCAGAAAGTGAGGCAATGTCAATTAAAGATAGATTAAAAAATGGATTTGAGAATGGCAGTATTAAAGAAGAAGAGCTAATTCTTAGGGCTCATGAAATGTTTTCTGATTTTCCGTATGATTATATATGGTTCTTTGGGAATGTTATGTCAAAGGATGAAACCTGTCCGATATGTCTTGAAAAAATGGATTATAAAGAGGGTTCTTGTAAAAATTGTGGTTTTGATCTTGATTTAGTTCATTTAAGTTTAAAAGAGTTTGAAATGATGGATATTTTCGCAGATTTTGTTGATTCACATGAAGACCTTAAGGATACAAAAGACATGCTTTTAGAAAATGATTATTATGGGGACCATTTATATAATGATTTGCTGCTCCAAATATTTTTGGATGATTCCTTAAAAAGGGAATATGATAGCCTTCATTTAAATAATTTTGCGGATTTGGATGAAATGTATGCTGATTTTAAAGAGGATACATCTGAAGAAAATTACTCCCAAGAGAATGCTCAAACAACTTGTATGGATGAAATTGAATTTTGTAAAATGGCTGACAATAAGTATCGTCTAATCCCAAGGGTTGATGATTCATATGTCATGCCTGTTGATTTGAATAGATTTAAACTTTATACTCTTGTTGATGAATGTAATGATGCAGATTTTGCATTATATGATTTGTCTTTTGTCCCATGGTGTTTTAGACAACAACTTAGAGATTTGTCCTTTGAAGGAGGATTTTTGACTCATAATGCCTGTAAAGCTAATTGGCAGGATTTTTCAAAAGACTTGAGGCGTTGGCAATTGAAAGAATTTTTAGAAAAACATGGTATTGATGCCACGGGCAATAAAAAACATCTTGTTCAAATAATTGCTGAAAGTAATTTGCCATTAGAAGAATTCGTGTCTGAAAAAACATTTTTAACACAAGAATCTTATGATTACTTGAAAGAATATGAATGGATTCAATTTTACATCGATAATCTTTATTATTTTGATTTTTTAGACTTTTTTGATTTTTTGGATAATCATAATGGCAGTATTGAGGAGATTTCTCTAAAATACTTGGATGAACATATTAAATTAGCTGAGGAGTCATTGGATTTTGATTATATCATGAGGACTTATGAATCCAAAACAAGAATTCTTCATTCAATTTTAAAATTGGATGAGGCATTGGAATGTGATATTCGAATATTGCATTTAAATATGAATCCTATTTGCTTACCCAATTATAGCTTTTCTTCACATGTTCCTTTAGATTCTGAAAATATTTCAAATCTAAAAGAAGCAAAATCAAAATATGGGGAGGAAGTAATCTTCAAATCATTTAATAAAAATTGGAATTTTATGGGTTTTAAATCAATAATCATTCCTAAAAATGATGTTTGGGATTATTTAATTAACGCATTAAATTCTAAAGATCAGAATCATGGAAGTAAAAAAATTCGTGAAAAATATTTCTTGTCTTTTTAAATTGATAATAATAGGAGTTTTAAATAATTGGGTGTGAATACATCTAATTGATCATATGTTTTTTCGTAAAGTCGCAGTTTGAAAATGTTTATTATTAATGAAGTTTATATCTTATAATACAATTAGGAATAGGAGGAGATTTATTTGCAAGAAAGTAATGAATTAGATTCAACATGTGGAATTTCTGATGAAGAGCTTACAGAAAGATTTAAAGCATCTATTAAAATAGATCAAGATATTTGTAAAATTAAAGGACTTCCTATTGCTGGTTATGATGATGAACTTGATTGTCCTTACATAGAATATCCTGATGGGAAAAGAGAGTATGTCAAAGAATAAGAAAAAACTTCTATAAATTATTGTTTTTACAGTCGTTATGAATGCTATTTTGTATAATTGTGGCTAAAATCTATTTTAAGGACTTTATTTACTTTTTAAAGTGTAAATAATTTTGTCATGTTTTTCAATATTATAAATTTTATTGAATATTTTTTTATATATTATCATTCAATATATTGAATATATATTTATATAATAGTGTTCAATATATTATCAAAGAGGTGATTTAGTATGAATCCTGATAATGAAGATTCAATTCATGATTTTTTACAAAGCCAAATAACAGATACTCCTTTATCTCTAAACAATGAGTTATCAAATAGGGGTGTTAAATTTAATCATAGGGATGATTTTGAAGAAATAAGAACATTTATAGATGAATTCATCGATGGAAATAATGTTAATCGTTATATTGTATTGCCGGGTCTTAGAGGTGTTGGAAAAACAACAATCTTATTTCAGGTATATGACTACTTGTTGAATCAAAAAAATATCCGTCATGAACAGATATTATATTTTTCCTGTGAGGAACTAAATAAAATAGAAGATTGTGACATCTATGATACCATCAAATATTATCTAAAAACATTCCATAACTCCTCACTGCAGACACTTGATGAAAAATTATTCTTATTAATTGACGAATCACATTTTGATAAAGATTGGTCACTTTCAGGTAAAATAATCACTGATAAATCTAAAAATATATTTGCGATTTTTACAGGTTCATCAGCAATAAATCTTGAATATAATGCTGAAGCCGCAAGAAGGATGATACGATATCCAATAACTCCCCTAAATTATTCACAACATTTAAAATTAAAATATAATTATCACACAGATATTTCCAATGATTTGATAGATTTATTATTTAATGGCAATGTTGATAATGCAATCATAAAAGAAAAGCAGGTAAATCGTGATTTATTAAATCTAAAAAATTATCATTCAATGGATTGGGATAATTATTTTAAATTTGGAGGATTTCCGTCAGTGATGCATGATACGAATCACAGAAATGCATTTAAAAAATTATACTACTCAGTTGAAACTGTGGTGACAAAAGATTTAGGGACAATGAATAACCTGACTGCAAATACACAAACAAATGCATTAAGATTAATGAAATTTTTGGCGGAAAAATATCCTGGTGACATTTCACAAAATGTGCTTGCAAATAAAATCAAAACTTCTGCAGGAAGTGTTAATACAATAATGGACTTACTTGAAAAGACTCATTTGATATTTCACACAGAACCTTATGCAGGTGCAAATGCAAGAGCAAAAAAATCATGGCAGTATTATTTTGCAACACCAAGCATAATGCATGCAATAAATCTCAAATTCGGATTTTCATCTATAAAATTGAGTGAATATGAAGGAATATTGTTTGAAACATTAGTCGGATCAAACCTTGTTAATTTGAAAAATAGTGAACAGTTCTTTGAATTCAGTATATTCTACGATACATATAAAGTGAAAAAGCAAAAGGTTGATTTTATAATAAAAAAAGATTTTGATGAAGTAATCCCAATAGAAGTTGGACACGGTAATAAAGGTACTGATCAAATTAAGGATGCAATAAGACGTTATAAAGCTCCACATGGAATTGTTATATCTGATACAACAAAAACAATTGAAAAAGTTGATAATGTAATATTCGTGCCAATAAAAACTTTCTCATTAATGTAAAAACTATTAAAATTTGGGAAATATTATTTATTTTCCATTTTTTGTATATGGTGTAGTGTGTTTAAATATTATTATATCATATTAATTGTGTAAGAGCGAAAAGTAGTAAATATTTTGTATAGTATACGGGCAAAATCCTTTTAAATGATTTATGATCTTTATAATATCTATTAAACTTTAAAATTTCTTTCAGCATATGATAACTTAGATAGGTTATTAAATAGCTTAATCAATTATTATTCTTTCTTATTTTCATAAAAACAGTTTTTTAAATAATTATTTTTTAAGGCTGTTTTGGCTGTTTTTAGGCGGGTGCTTATATTTTGTATAGCACAATCAGGTCCTTTCTTCATTGTTTTTTTTGTTGGAATTTTATTATATCATTTCAATGAAAAAATTGAGAACTGGAATTCAAAAATATACTGCATGATCTCATTAGCTTTGTTTGCAGTATTGGGGTTAATCATTTATTCAAATATTGATAATACTGTTGTTTATTATATCAGGAATATTTTGGGTGCATTATTGTTTTATTTCATATTTATGGCAGTTTCAAGAACTTCCTTTTCTGATAAGCTCA of the uncultured Methanobrevibacter sp. genome contains:
- a CDS encoding ATP-binding protein encodes the protein MNPDNEDSIHDFLQSQITDTPLSLNNELSNRGVKFNHRDDFEEIRTFIDEFIDGNNVNRYIVLPGLRGVGKTTILFQVYDYLLNQKNIRHEQILYFSCEELNKIEDCDIYDTIKYYLKTFHNSSLQTLDEKLFLLIDESHFDKDWSLSGKIITDKSKNIFAIFTGSSAINLEYNAEAARRMIRYPITPLNYSQHLKLKYNYHTDISNDLIDLLFNGNVDNAIIKEKQVNRDLLNLKNYHSMDWDNYFKFGGFPSVMHDTNHRNAFKKLYYSVETVVTKDLGTMNNLTANTQTNALRLMKFLAEKYPGDISQNVLANKIKTSAGSVNTIMDLLEKTHLIFHTEPYAGANARAKKSWQYYFATPSIMHAINLKFGFSSIKLSEYEGILFETLVGSNLVNLKNSEQFFEFSIFYDTYKVKKQKVDFIIKKDFDEVIPIEVGHGNKGTDQIKDAIRRYKAPHGIVISDTTKTIEKVDNVIFVPIKTFSLM